A genomic segment from Nasonia vitripennis strain AsymCx chromosome 1 unlocalized genomic scaffold, Nvit_psr_1.1 chr1_random0009, whole genome shotgun sequence encodes:
- the LOC116417831 gene encoding uncharacterized protein LOC116417831: MTSIEKIIIRFYAANTFMFNDTEEKYYLINEKDKVLSNIRVALKNELSVDMSEAQIKNKYRSLRDVFVKANKLIELKKDLAFFQKCIYQRMFFLRPYICSNKKNNSFKL; encoded by the exons ATGACttcaattgaaaaaatcatCATCCGGTTCTATGCTGCAAACACTTTCATGTTTAACGACACAGAAGAAAAGTACTATCTAATCAATGAGAAAGACAAAGTGTTATCAAACATAAGAGTTGCTCTCAAAAATGAACTATCTGTTGATATGTCAG AggctcaaataaaaaataaatatcgaaGTCTCAGAGATGTTTTTGTCAAGGCTAATAAATTGATCGAGTTAAAGAAAGATCTTGcatttttccaaaaatgtatatatcaGAGGATGTTTTTTCTAAGACCATACATATgttcaaacaaaaaaaacaactcATTCAAACTATGA
- the LOC107982133 gene encoding uncharacterized protein LOC107982133, whose protein sequence is MLDDLESGQKGIFYDIMINYFMNNPVLYDKMDEDYMYTVEQISKLKILSDYLKDLNIVVGVPQIILAWQDLAKQFKKHSTDENNAGTGSGAKENDFPYLEHLMFLKPAVQHRPVLSSGLPDDGALQLQQRSSAIDSSGSSNVFTFNSVPSCNNASHPSLAKSSCIPPSYRMPPNNPATATDCAPPSKRSILIQC, encoded by the exons ATGCTTGACGACTTAGAGAGTGGTCAGAAAGGAATTTTCTACGACATCATGATTAATTATTTCATGAACAATCCCGTATTATACGACAAAATGGATGAAGATTACATGTACACTGTTGAGCAAATAAGCAAATTAAAGATACTTTCAGATTATTTAAAGGATTTGAATATCGTCGTAGGAG TACCTCAAATAATTCTGGCTTGGCAAGATCTTGCAAAGCAGTTCAAGAAGCATTCGACTGATGAGAATAATGCAGGCACTGGGTCTGGTGCGAAAGAAAATGATTTCCCATACTTAGAACATTTAATGTTCTTAAAACCTGCAGTTCAACATCGACCAGTATTATCAAGCGGCCTTCCTGATGATGGTGCACTACAATTGCAACAAAGATCTTCAGCAATCGATTCAAGTGGATCATCGA atgtttttacatttaattcaGTGCCATCATGTAATAACGCCAGCCATCCATCACTGGCTAAGAGCTCCTGCATACCACCTAGCTATCGTATGCCACCAAATAATCCAGCTACTGCAACTGATTGTGCACCCCCGTCAAAACGATCAATATTGATTCAAtgctga
- the LOC116418192 gene encoding uncharacterized protein LOC116418192 has product MYEIDMNHKDVLRTEYLENSTVLDLYSHGVLRTHSFSTIVMAKSNDVLENADFPILQSIDFDKNKSSHDRNDENIENTPNSLTVNSLNWEVKQYISCERNETEVVDLIQNLAKIYLQLSVKHFATESVLQGVMNGMYSVFDSCKAKFTELLFHSNLNDKDNVSSIFCKSFNSFINSHDPKNGILRSTFTRKQYYKKEYNFIQPIEVPILDDDGKETQCYFSYVPVLETIKTWLLNDNVRPFCINPRKSTTAQGLFDVKDGNVIKNSEFFNKNNTVQLSFYQDAFEVCNPLGASKSKFKLIGVYVTLLNLPAFLRSKTDNIKLIMLCNNNFVTKFGWKKILRNLLLDLHTLENEGINITINSEHMKFTGSIAACIGDNLGNHSIGGYVENFSSAQFICQYCEIMLKDFRENPFDRKQLRNIANYDKHAAEAEYLKKPVKGIKMKSSLNQLQNFHVAGPGLAPCVAHDLFEGIVSYDLHLIITYFIKKKWVRLGLLNYRLNTIKLSNETKNFIPYIKINSTKKN; this is encoded by the coding sequence ATGTATGAAATTGACATGAATCATAAAGATGTATTGCGTACagaatatttagaaaattcCACCGTACTTGATCTTTATTCGCATGGGGTTTTAAGAACTCATTCGTTCTCTACAATTGTAATGGCAAAATCAAACGATGTGTTAGAAAACGCAGATTTTCCAATTTTACAATCAATcgattttgataaaaataaatcaagccATGACCGTAATGATGAAAATATCGAAAATACGCCAAATTCATTGACAGTAAATTCGTTGAATTGGGAAGTCAAGCAATATATATCGTGTGAAAGAAATGAAACTGAAGTTGTAGATCTCATACAAAACTTAGCGAAAATATACCtacaattatcagtcaaacATTTTGCGACTGAATCCGTTCTTCAAGGGGTCATGAATGGAATGTATTCTGTATTTGATTCATGCAAAGCAAAATTTACTGAATTACTTTTTCATTCAAATCTCAATGATAAAGACAATGTTAGTAgcattttttgtaaaagtttcAATAGCTTTATTAATTCACACGACCCGAAAAACGGTATTTTAAGAAGTACTTTTACGagaaaacaatattataaaaaagaatacaATTTTATTCAACCCATTGAAGTACCGATTTTAGATGATGACGGCAAAGAAACGCAATGTTATTTCAGCTATGTACCCGTACTAGAAACCATTAAAACGTGGCTGCTGAATGATAACGTTAGACCATTTTGCATAAATCCACGAAAAAGTACTACTGCTCAAGGTTTATTTGATGTtaaagatgggaatgtaataaaaaatagcgaatttttcaacaaaaataatactgtacAGTTAAGTTTTTACCAAGATGCTTTTGAAGTATGCAATCCACTTGGCGCATCAAAATCCAAGTTTAAGTTGATCGGAGTATATGTCACTTTGCTAAATTTACCGGCTTTTCTTAGATCAAAAACTGATAACATCAAGTTGATAATGTTATGCAATAACAACTTCGTAACTAAATTtggttggaaaaaaattttaagaaactTACTTTTAGATTTACATACATTGGAAAATGAAGGTATAAATATTACTATCAACTCAGAGCATATGAAATTCACTGGAAGCATAGCTGCATGTATAGGCGATAACTTAGGTAATCACTCTATTGGTGGTTACGTAGAGAACTTTAGCTCTGCGCAGTTCATATGTCAATATTGTGAAATAATGCTCAAAGATTTTCGCGAAAATCCTTTCGATCGAAAGCAACTAAGAAATATTGCTAATTACGATAAACATGCTGCAGAAGCtgagtatttaaaaaaaccaGTTAAAGGTATCAAAATGAAATCTTCATTAAATCaacttcaaaattttcatGTTGCCGGACCAGGTCTAGCTCCATGCGTAGCTCATGACCTTTTCGAGGGAATAGTTTCGTATGATCTGCATTTGATaataacatattttattaaaaaaaaatgggtACGCTTAggtttattaaattatagatTGAACACAATCAAGTTAAGTAACGAAACTAAGAATTTTATtccttatattaaaattaattcaacaaaaaaaaattaa